One region of Ahniella affigens genomic DNA includes:
- a CDS encoding DUF58 domain-containing protein produces the protein MSALLRWWESLLQAAEKRLPALTRHRQPEALPITLHHRRVYILPTRFGLFFGLIAFTMVIGSLNYNNNPAMLFAFLVVAISMLSFHHTVGNLRGLTLKSIRAEPVFAGASIRLKLSFREVEQRSRPGLILDLGAAESRLALPENSDTEVEIELPTMRRGWFRPGRFRLWTEYPFGIVWAWSYLHPERQFIVYPKPETNPPPLPIGNREDHGTRMRSPGEEWQGLREYRQSDPPRHIAWKQSAHADAMLVKEFADPISDAICLDWHGLDSLDHEARIARLSAWTLAAQAEGLSFRLRLPNQELGPGSGDEFSARCLTELALLP, from the coding sequence ATGTCGGCACTGCTGCGCTGGTGGGAATCGCTGTTGCAGGCCGCCGAAAAGCGCCTGCCCGCCTTGACGCGCCATCGTCAGCCGGAAGCGTTGCCGATCACCTTGCATCATCGTCGCGTTTACATTCTGCCGACCCGATTCGGCCTGTTCTTCGGGTTGATCGCCTTCACGATGGTGATCGGCTCCCTGAACTACAACAATAATCCCGCCATGCTGTTTGCGTTCTTGGTCGTAGCGATCAGCATGTTGAGCTTCCATCATACCGTCGGCAATCTGCGCGGACTGACGCTGAAGTCGATTCGCGCTGAACCCGTGTTTGCTGGTGCCTCCATTCGGCTGAAGCTGAGCTTTCGCGAAGTCGAGCAGCGATCGCGCCCTGGCCTGATTCTGGATCTCGGCGCCGCCGAGAGTCGGCTCGCGCTTCCGGAAAACTCAGATACTGAAGTCGAGATCGAACTACCCACCATGCGCCGCGGTTGGTTTCGTCCGGGCCGATTCCGACTGTGGACCGAGTATCCGTTTGGCATTGTTTGGGCCTGGAGCTATCTGCACCCGGAGCGGCAGTTCATCGTTTACCCAAAACCCGAGACCAACCCGCCACCGTTACCGATTGGCAATCGCGAAGATCACGGTACCCGCATGCGCAGCCCGGGCGAGGAATGGCAGGGGCTTCGCGAATACCGACAAAGCGACCCGCCGCGCCACATTGCCTGGAAGCAGAGCGCACATGCCGACGCGATGCTGGTCAAGGAATTTGCGGACCCGATTTCCGACGCCATCTGCCTCGACTGGCACGGGCTCGATAGCCTGGACCACGAAGCCCGAATTGCCCGCCTGAGCGCCTGGACCCTGGCGGCGCAGGCCGAAGGGCTGAGTTTTCGGCTGCGCCTGCCGAACCAGGAGCTCGGCCCCGGCAGCGGCGACGAATTTAGTGCCCGGTGTCTGACCGAACTCGCGCTGCTGCCATGA
- a CDS encoding SufE family protein has translation MMFVAPTEASAELAQQIVAEEFAFFGDWSERYQYLIDLGRKLPPFDESDKRDEHLLAGCQSRVWVICRATPDQIDIAAISDSAIVSGLIALVLRVYSGRSPAEILGTAPRFIEDIGLKKHLSVTRSNGLHALIQRIRDEAAQASVR, from the coding sequence ATGATGTTTGTGGCGCCCACTGAAGCCAGCGCCGAACTGGCACAACAGATCGTCGCCGAAGAGTTCGCGTTCTTTGGCGATTGGAGCGAGCGCTATCAATATCTGATCGACCTCGGTCGCAAGCTGCCGCCATTCGACGAGTCCGACAAGCGCGACGAACATCTGCTGGCGGGCTGCCAGTCGCGCGTCTGGGTGATCTGTCGAGCGACGCCCGATCAGATCGACATTGCGGCAATCAGTGATTCGGCGATCGTCAGTGGTCTGATCGCGCTGGTACTCAGGGTCTACTCGGGTCGCAGCCCCGCTGAGATTCTTGGCACGGCGCCGCGATTCATCGAGGACATCGGTCTCAAGAAGCATCTCTCAGTGACGCGCAGCAATGGCCTGCACGCCCTGATTCAACGCATTCGGGACGAAGCCGCGCAAGCTTCAGTGCGTTGA
- the cysS gene encoding cysteine--tRNA ligase — MALRLFNSLTRQLEDFVPARAGEVSMYCCGPTVYNYVHIGNARPAVVFGLLARVLRRLYPAVRYARNITDVDDKINKAAIDLGVPIETITNKYAAAYHQDMQRLGVDRPDIVPHATHHITDIIQMCEALIEKGHAYAAEGHVLFAVASYPKYGELSRRSTEEMLAGARVEVAPYKRDPGDFVLWKPSTPELPGWDSPWGRGRPGWHIECSAMCKAHFGATIDIHAGGIDLQFPHHENEIAQSTCAHDGHVFARYWLHNGMLNMEGRKMSKSLGNVFLLHDLLDAHPPEALRYALLSAQYRQPLDWSDNLLDQAARTLDRWYGSLRDVADLDAPFSADDMAESVFAPLLDDLNTPEALAALSELAAQLRRAESADEKRLAKARLLASAQFMGLLCQNPADWFARSLDQAGLAESDIQALIDERAAAKKARDFARADAIRKQLADAGIELEDTAQGTRWKAIGK; from the coding sequence GCGACTGTTCAATTCACTGACCCGGCAACTTGAAGATTTCGTCCCCGCGAGAGCAGGCGAGGTCAGCATGTACTGCTGTGGTCCGACGGTCTACAACTATGTGCACATTGGCAATGCCCGGCCCGCGGTGGTGTTCGGTTTGCTGGCCCGCGTGCTCCGCCGCTTGTATCCGGCGGTGCGCTACGCCCGCAACATCACCGACGTCGATGACAAGATCAACAAAGCGGCGATTGATCTGGGCGTGCCGATCGAGACGATCACGAACAAGTATGCAGCGGCCTACCATCAGGACATGCAGCGGCTGGGCGTTGACCGTCCCGATATCGTGCCGCATGCGACGCACCACATCACCGACATCATCCAGATGTGCGAGGCCTTGATCGAAAAAGGCCACGCGTATGCCGCGGAAGGTCACGTGCTGTTTGCGGTGGCGAGCTATCCAAAATACGGCGAGCTGTCGCGGCGGTCCACTGAAGAAATGCTGGCCGGGGCGCGAGTCGAAGTGGCGCCGTACAAGCGCGATCCGGGCGACTTTGTGCTCTGGAAACCCTCCACACCCGAGTTGCCAGGCTGGGATTCACCGTGGGGTCGCGGTCGCCCCGGTTGGCATATCGAATGCTCGGCCATGTGCAAAGCGCATTTCGGCGCGACCATCGACATTCATGCCGGCGGCATCGATCTGCAGTTTCCGCATCACGAGAACGAAATCGCGCAATCCACCTGTGCCCACGATGGCCATGTGTTTGCCCGCTACTGGTTGCACAACGGCATGCTGAACATGGAAGGCCGCAAGATGTCGAAGTCGCTCGGCAATGTCTTCCTGTTGCATGATCTGTTGGATGCACACCCGCCCGAAGCGTTGCGCTACGCGTTGTTGTCGGCGCAATACCGGCAGCCGCTCGACTGGTCCGACAACCTGCTTGATCAGGCGGCGCGCACCTTGGATCGCTGGTACGGATCGCTCCGGGATGTCGCCGACCTCGACGCACCATTCAGCGCTGACGACATGGCCGAGTCAGTGTTCGCACCGCTGCTCGATGATCTCAATACGCCCGAAGCGCTCGCCGCATTGTCCGAGCTCGCAGCGCAACTGCGCCGAGCCGAATCCGCAGACGAGAAGCGATTGGCCAAGGCGCGGCTGCTCGCGTCGGCACAATTCATGGGGCTCTTGTGCCAGAACCCGGCGGACTGGTTTGCGCGCAGTCTCGACCAGGCCGGACTCGCCGAATCCGATATTCAGGCATTGATCGACGAGCGCGCAGCGGCCAAGAAGGCGCGCGACTTTGCGCGTGCCGATGCGATTCGCAAACAACTCGCCGATGCGGGCATTGAGCTTGAAGACACCGCGCAAGGCACACGCTGGAAGGCGATCGGTAAATGA
- a CDS encoding transglutaminase TgpA family protein gives MNETIHRRDILYLTWTMLLVVLAHVHWLPFVLTGTFLGLLALKLAWTQWTDRPVPLSVRLGMMLLVLALLVWSVGSPVGREGGSALLICLQAMKLLETRNRRDARILIGVAFFTSMIAFLFSQQILPTIYALMVIAVLFGCLYALTPNYLTQHESLADALKRTLPNAGKLALAAIPLAGVCFLFFPRLSAPLWGTPWDARGGKTGISDRMRPGMISALWNDDTPVFRARFDGPVPPAPMRYWRGPVFWMFDGTTWAGASRFAYERGVKLSFNDQQTIRYELQMEPTEQTWMFPLDIPFDSDATDLRWFSDGQVVSRRPVIEPRRVQFTSALQYEFESELSASHRQSALGLPWRGNPKSKALAASWRDKHGQDGMAIANEALAFINASFEYTLEPPPLRGDSIDDFLFNTQKGFCEHFSSSFVFLMRAAGVPARVVTGYLGGVYNETGGYLLVRNSDAHAWAEIWLAGRGWVRIDPTGAVAPDRINRGSVGAAFPESQSWFKRGWLGNLAMQSDWIAARWRDLVIEFNADRQSRLLEPFGLEKIGRREMALGLIALGTLALALGAWWSMRQYRRRAERDRLALAYQRFQARLGKRGLTIESSEGPTQTLARAAAKWPERSEELSALIHSYIACQYGHQQDADVRRRLIRQLKAF, from the coding sequence ATGAACGAGACCATTCACCGGCGCGACATCCTGTACCTCACCTGGACCATGTTGTTGGTGGTGCTGGCGCACGTACATTGGTTGCCCTTCGTGTTGACCGGTACGTTTCTCGGTCTGCTCGCGCTGAAACTTGCGTGGACGCAGTGGACCGATCGCCCGGTACCGTTGTCCGTACGTCTTGGCATGATGCTCCTGGTCTTGGCGCTACTGGTGTGGTCAGTCGGCTCACCGGTCGGCCGTGAAGGCGGGTCCGCGCTGCTGATTTGCCTGCAAGCCATGAAGCTCTTGGAAACCCGCAATCGTCGGGATGCCCGGATCCTGATCGGCGTGGCATTTTTCACCAGCATGATCGCCTTTCTCTTTTCCCAACAGATTTTGCCAACGATCTACGCGCTGATGGTGATTGCGGTGTTGTTTGGCTGCCTCTATGCGCTGACGCCCAACTATCTGACGCAACACGAATCGCTGGCCGACGCACTCAAACGGACCTTGCCGAACGCCGGAAAACTGGCACTGGCCGCCATTCCGCTGGCAGGCGTCTGTTTTCTGTTCTTCCCGCGCTTGAGCGCTCCCCTCTGGGGAACGCCCTGGGATGCCCGCGGCGGCAAGACCGGTATTAGCGATCGCATGCGCCCAGGCATGATCAGCGCACTCTGGAACGACGATACGCCCGTATTCCGGGCGCGTTTCGACGGTCCCGTTCCGCCCGCCCCAATGCGCTACTGGCGGGGCCCGGTGTTCTGGATGTTTGATGGCACCACCTGGGCAGGTGCCAGCCGTTTTGCGTACGAACGCGGCGTGAAGCTGTCGTTCAATGATCAGCAGACCATTCGCTACGAACTGCAAATGGAGCCGACCGAGCAAACCTGGATGTTTCCGCTGGACATACCCTTCGATTCGGATGCTACCGACCTGCGCTGGTTTTCCGACGGACAGGTGGTATCCAGGCGACCGGTCATCGAACCCCGCCGGGTTCAGTTCACGTCGGCACTGCAGTATGAGTTCGAATCAGAGCTCAGCGCCTCGCATCGCCAATCGGCGCTTGGCCTGCCGTGGCGCGGGAACCCAAAATCCAAGGCGCTGGCGGCTTCCTGGCGCGACAAGCACGGGCAAGACGGGATGGCCATCGCCAACGAAGCACTGGCATTCATCAATGCCAGCTTCGAGTACACCCTGGAACCGCCCCCATTGCGCGGCGACTCGATTGACGATTTTCTATTCAACACGCAGAAAGGCTTTTGTGAGCACTTCAGCTCGTCGTTCGTCTTCCTGATGCGCGCCGCTGGCGTCCCGGCGCGTGTGGTCACGGGCTATCTTGGTGGCGTCTACAACGAGACCGGCGGCTACTTGCTGGTACGCAATTCCGATGCCCACGCGTGGGCCGAAATTTGGCTCGCGGGACGGGGTTGGGTGCGCATCGACCCCACGGGCGCCGTGGCGCCGGACCGCATCAACCGAGGCTCGGTCGGCGCTGCGTTTCCAGAATCACAAAGCTGGTTCAAGCGTGGCTGGCTCGGAAATCTGGCGATGCAGTCGGATTGGATCGCGGCACGCTGGCGCGATCTGGTGATCGAGTTCAACGCCGACCGCCAGTCGCGACTGTTGGAGCCGTTTGGCCTGGAAAAAATCGGGCGTCGCGAGATGGCGCTGGGGTTGATTGCATTGGGTACGCTGGCCTTGGCGCTAGGCGCCTGGTGGTCGATGCGGCAGTATCGCCGACGCGCCGAACGCGATCGGCTGGCGCTGGCTTACCAGCGCTTTCAGGCGCGGCTCGGCAAGCGTGGACTGACGATCGAATCGAGTGAAGGTCCGACCCAGACGCTCGCGCGGGCGGCAGCCAAATGGCCAGAGCGTTCCGAAGAACTCAGCGCACTGATTCATTCCTACATTGCGTGTCAGTACGGTCATCAACAGGACGCCGATGTTCGCCGCCGCTTGATTCGTCAGCTGAAGGCATTCTGA